One window of Serinus canaria isolate serCan28SL12 chromosome 3, serCan2020, whole genome shotgun sequence genomic DNA carries:
- the CCDC85A gene encoding coiled-coil domain-containing protein 85A isoform X3, giving the protein MSKVAAESCGAAPAEDLSKVSDEELLKWSKEELIRSLRRAEAEKMSAMLDHSNLIREVNRRLQLHLGEIRGLKDINQKLQEDNQELRDLCCFLDDDRQKGKRVSREWQRLGRYSASVMHKEVALYLQKLKELEVRQEEVVKENLELKELCVLLDEEKSGGAGSRSSIDSQISLCQLTATSAYIRDVGDGSSTSSTGSTDSPDHHKHHPSTSPEHLQKPRGEGSPEHQKHRSISPEHLQKPRSSGSPDHHLKGPSPEHHKTIVRVPEQQKHSSSSPETIPKHVLSSSPEHFQKQRPGGSPEHQKHSGGSPDHLQKHTPSGSTEHLHKVRGTSPEHLKQHYGGSPEHLKHLSGGSREGTLRRQVTDELSPHHRSLYNGMNGCVEETWRCCRVVPWN; this is encoded by the exons ATGTCCAAAGTGGCGGCGGAAAGTTgcggggcagcgccggccgAGGACTTGTCCAAGGTGTCGGACGAGGAGCTGCTGAAGTGGAGCAAGGAGGAGCTGATCCGCAGCCTCCGCCGCGCCGAGGCCGAGAAGATGAGCGCGATGCTGGACCACAGCAACCTCATCCGCGAGGTGAACCGCCGCCTCCAGCTCCACCTCGGCGAGATCCGCGGCTTGAAG GACATCAACCAGAAGCTGCAGGAAGATAACCAGGAGCTGAGGGacctctgctgcttcctggatGACGACCGGCAGAAGGGCAAGAGGGTGTCCCGCGAGTGGCAGCGGCTGGGCAGGTACAGCGCCAGTGTCATGCACAAGGAGGTGGCCTTATACCTGCAGAAGCTGAAAGAGCTGGAAGTGAGGCAAGAAGAAGTGGTTAAGGAGAACCTGGAGCTGAAGGAGTTGTGTGTGTTGTTGGATGAGGAGAAGAGTGGGGGAGCAGGCAGCCGGAGCTCCATCGACAGCCAGAtcagcctgtgccagctgaCTGCCACCAGCGCCTACATCAGAGATGttggggatggcagcagcacctccagcacgGGCAGCACAGACAGCCCAGACCATCACAAACACCACCCGAGCACCAGTCCAGAACACCTGCAGAAACCTCGGGGGGAAGGAAGCCCTGAGCATCAGAAACACAGGAGTATCAGCCCGGAGCACCTGCAGAAGCCCAGGAGTTCTGGCAGTCCCGATCATCACCTGAAGGGGCCGAGCCCTGAGCATCACAAAACCATTGTCAGAGTACCTGAACAacaaaagcacagcagcagcagcccagaaaCTATCCCAAAGCACGTTTTGAGTAGTAGTCCTGAACACTTTCAAAAGCAGAGGCCTGGTGGTAGCCCTGAACACCAAAAGCACAGCGGTGGCAGCCCAGATCACCTTCAGAAGCACACGCCCAGTGGAAGTACAGAGCACCTGCACAAGGTGAGGGGTACGAGCCCAGAACATCTCAAACAACACTATGGAGGGAGCCCAGAGCACCTCAAACACCTCAGCGgaggcagcagagaagggaCCCTCAGGAGACAAGTGACAGATGAGCTGTCCCCTCACCACAGGAGTTTGTACAACGGAATGAATG
- the CCDC85A gene encoding coiled-coil domain-containing protein 85A isoform X4 has translation MSKVAAESCGAAPAEDLSKVSDEELLKWSKEELIRSLRRAEAEKMSAMLDHSNLIREVNRRLQLHLGEIRGLKDINQKLQEDNQELRDLCCFLDDDRQKGKRVSREWQRLGRYSASVMHKEVALYLQKLKELEVRQEEVVKENLELKELCVLLDEEKSGGAGSRSSIDSQISLCQLTATSAYIRDVGDGSSTSSTGSTDSPDHHKHHPSTSPEHLQKPRGEGSPEHQKHRSISPEHLQKPRSSGSPDHHLKGPSPEHHKTIVRVPEQQKHSSSSPETIPKHVLSSSPEHFQKQRPGGSPEHQKHSGGSPDHLQKHTPSGSTEHLHKVRGTSPEHLKQHYGGSPEHLKHLSGGSREGTLRRQVTDELSPHHRSLYNGMNGFCSVTKSKKKT, from the exons ATGTCCAAAGTGGCGGCGGAAAGTTgcggggcagcgccggccgAGGACTTGTCCAAGGTGTCGGACGAGGAGCTGCTGAAGTGGAGCAAGGAGGAGCTGATCCGCAGCCTCCGCCGCGCCGAGGCCGAGAAGATGAGCGCGATGCTGGACCACAGCAACCTCATCCGCGAGGTGAACCGCCGCCTCCAGCTCCACCTCGGCGAGATCCGCGGCTTGAAG GACATCAACCAGAAGCTGCAGGAAGATAACCAGGAGCTGAGGGacctctgctgcttcctggatGACGACCGGCAGAAGGGCAAGAGGGTGTCCCGCGAGTGGCAGCGGCTGGGCAGGTACAGCGCCAGTGTCATGCACAAGGAGGTGGCCTTATACCTGCAGAAGCTGAAAGAGCTGGAAGTGAGGCAAGAAGAAGTGGTTAAGGAGAACCTGGAGCTGAAGGAGTTGTGTGTGTTGTTGGATGAGGAGAAGAGTGGGGGAGCAGGCAGCCGGAGCTCCATCGACAGCCAGAtcagcctgtgccagctgaCTGCCACCAGCGCCTACATCAGAGATGttggggatggcagcagcacctccagcacgGGCAGCACAGACAGCCCAGACCATCACAAACACCACCCGAGCACCAGTCCAGAACACCTGCAGAAACCTCGGGGGGAAGGAAGCCCTGAGCATCAGAAACACAGGAGTATCAGCCCGGAGCACCTGCAGAAGCCCAGGAGTTCTGGCAGTCCCGATCATCACCTGAAGGGGCCGAGCCCTGAGCATCACAAAACCATTGTCAGAGTACCTGAACAacaaaagcacagcagcagcagcccagaaaCTATCCCAAAGCACGTTTTGAGTAGTAGTCCTGAACACTTTCAAAAGCAGAGGCCTGGTGGTAGCCCTGAACACCAAAAGCACAGCGGTGGCAGCCCAGATCACCTTCAGAAGCACACGCCCAGTGGAAGTACAGAGCACCTGCACAAGGTGAGGGGTACGAGCCCAGAACATCTCAAACAACACTATGGAGGGAGCCCAGAGCACCTCAAACACCTCAGCGgaggcagcagagaagggaCCCTCAGGAGACAAGTGACAGATGAGCTGTCCCCTCACCACAGGAGTTTGTACAACGGAATGAATG gTTTTTGCAGTGTCACTAAgtccaaaaagaaaacatga